The Pseudonocardia sp. HH130630-07 DNA window AGCTCCCGCAACCGGCCGTCGTGCAGCACACCGGTCCGGTGCGCGACCTGCCGGACGACGGCGAGGTCGTGCGAGATGAACAGGTAGGACAGACCGTCGCGGCGCTGCAGCTCGGCCAGCAGCTCCAACACCCTGGCCTGCACGGACACGTCGAGCGCCGACACCGGTTCGTCACACACGACCAGTGCCGGGGACAGCGCCAGCGCGCGGGCGATCGCGACCCGCTGCCGTTGCCCGCCGGACAGCTCCGCCGGCCGCCGGTCGAGCACCCCGGCCGGCAGCGCGACCCGGTCGACCAGCTCGGCGGCCCGGGCCGTCTGCTCCGCCGCCGTACCGGCGCCGAACGCGCGCAGCGGCTCGGTCACGATGTCGCGCACCGCGAACCGCGGGTCCAGCGAGGCGTACGGGTTCTGGTAGATCAGCTGCGCGCGGCGCCGCAGCGCCCGCCACGCCTCGCCGCGCACCGCCGTCACGTCCGCTCCGTCGAGCAGGACCCGGCCCGAGGTCGGGTCCTCCAGCCGCAGCAGCAGCCGGGCGGTGGTGGACTTGCCGGATCCGGACTCTCCGACCAGGGCGAGCGTCTCGCCGGGGGCGACGGTGAACGAGACGCCGTCCACGGCGCGACGCGTCCGGCGCCGCCACTCACCCCGGCGCCGGGGCAACGGGAACTCCTTGACCAGGTCGCGCACCTCGGCGACCGGGGTCGCGGCCGGAAGGGCCGACGGCGGCGGAACGGGTGCGACGGCGGCGAGTCCCGGCGCGGCGGTGAGCAGCTCGCGGGTGTACTCCTCGCCCGCTCCGGCCAGCAGCTCCGCCGGGGTGCCCTGCTCGACGACCCGCCCGTCCCGCACGACGACGATCCGGTCCGCCCGGTCGGTGGCCACGGCCAGGTCGTGGGTGACGAGCAGGACGGCGGTGCCGAGGTCGCGGCGCAGCGTGTCGAGATGGTCGAGGATCCGCCGGGCCACGGTGGCGTCGAGCGCGCTCGTCGGCTCGTCCGCGACGATCAGCGCCGGATCGGCGGCGATCGCGATCGCGATGAGCACCCGCTGCCGCATCCCGCCGGACAGCTCGTGCGGGAACTGCCCGGCCCGGACGGCCGGATCCGGCAGGCCGGCGCGGCCGAGCAGCGCGACCGCGCGGTCCGGCGCCGAGCGGCGATCGGCGAGCCCGTGCGTCCGCAGGACCTCGGCGACCTGCGCCCCGATCCGCTGCACCGGGTTCAGCGCGACACCCGGATCCTGCGGGACGAGCCCGATCCGCGAGCCCCGGACGGTGCGGTACGCCGCCTCCGGCAGCCCGGTCAGCTCCCGATCGCCCAGCGCGACCGTGCCGGCCGTGACGGTCCCGGTGCCCGGGAGCAGCCCCAGCACCGCATGGGCGAGCGTCGACTTGCCCGAACCGGACTCGCCGACGACGGCCACGACCTCCCCCCGGGCCGACGTCCAGGTCGATCCCGCGCACCGCGTGCACCGGTCCGGCGCCGCCCCGGTAGGTCACCTCCAGCCCGCGGACCCGCAGCAGCGCACTCACACCGACCGCCCCCACTCGCCGTCCAGGGCCCGGGAGACACGGTTCACCGACAGCACGGTGGCTGCGATGACCAGCCCGGGCATCGCGCAGATCCACCAGGCGACGGCCAGGTAGTTGCGGCCGTCGGCGACCAGCGACCCCCACTCCGGCGCCGGTGGCGGGGCCCCGTACCCGAGGAACGACAGGGCCGAGACGGCGAGGATCGCGAGTCCGAACTCGAGCACGGCGAGCACCGCGACCGGCCCGATCGCGTTCGGCAGCACGTGCCGCAGCAGCGAGGTGTACCAGCGGGTCCCGACCGCCCGGGCCGCCTCGACGTAGACCGAGCGCCGCACCCGCAACGTCTCCGCCCGCATCACCCGGGCGAAGCTCGCCACGCCGGCCACCCCGACCGCGATCGCCACCTTCACCGTGCCGAACCCGAGCGCGGTGATCAGGGCCAGCGACAGCAGGATCGCCGGGATCGCGAGCAGCACGTCGACACCGCGCATGAGGACCTCGTCGACCCAGCCGCCGGCGAACCCGGCGAGCAGCCCGATCGCACCCCCGACGACGAGCGCGACGGCGACCGCGATCACCGTGGCCTGCACCGACAGCGCGGTCCCGTGCACCACCCTGGTCCAGATGTCGCGGCCCAGGTGGTCGGTGCCGAACCAGTGGCCGGGCCCGGGCGGCGCCATCCGCACCGCGGTGTCACCGACCGCCGGGTCCCCCGGGGCGAGTACCGACGGCGCGACCGCGGCGACGAGCACCAGGAACAGCACGGCAACGGCGGTGACCAGGCCGGGCCGGACCCGGAGGAACCGGCCGAGCCGGGCCGGGCCGGCGCGCCGCCCGGCTCGTCCCGTACGACCGGTGGAGCCGGCACCGGTCGCAGGTTCGGGCACGGCCCGGTCCAGCAGGGTCATCGGGTTCCTCCGGTGACGGTGATCCGCGGATCGAGCAGCGGGTGGACGATGTCGACGACGAGATTGACCAGGACGAAGGCCAGCGCCGCGCACAGCACGACGCCCTGCACGACCGGGATGTCCTGGGCCCCGACCGAGGCGACGGTCAGCCGCCCGAGGCCGGGGCGGGTGAACACGGTCTCGACGACCACCGACCCGGCCAGCAGGTTCCCGACGACGTAGCCGAGCACCGTCAGCGCGGGCGGCAGGGCGTTGCCCAGCGCGTGCCGCAGGTGCACCGCGGCCTCGCCGACCCCCTTCGCCCGTGCGGTCGTCACGAACGGTGCGGTCAGCGCCTGCTCCAGGCTCTTCGCCAGCACCTGCGCGATCAGCGCCCCGGTCGGGAGGCCGAGTGCGACCGCCGGCAGCACCAGCGCC harbors:
- the nikE gene encoding nickel ABC transporter ATP-binding protein NikE gives rise to the protein MAVVGESGSGKSTLAHAVLGLLPGTGTVTAGTVALGDRELTGLPEAAYRTVRGSRIGLVPQDPGVALNPVQRIGAQVAEVLRTHGLADRRSAPDRAVALLGRAGLPDPAVRAGQFPHELSGGMRQRVLIAIAIAADPALIVADEPTSALDATVARRILDHLDTLRRDLGTAVLLVTHDLAVATDRADRIVVVRDGRVVEQGTPAELLAGAGEEYTRELLTAAPGLAAVAPVPPPSALPAATPVAEVRDLVKEFPLPRRRGEWRRRTRRAVDGVSFTVAPGETLALVGESGSGKSTTARLLLRLEDPTSGRVLLDGADVTAVRGEAWRALRRRAQLIYQNPYASLDPRFAVRDIVTEPLRAFGAGTAAEQTARAAELVDRVALPAGVLDRRPAELSGGQRQRVAIARALALSPALVVCDEPVSALDVSVQARVLELLAELQRRDGLSYLFISHDLAVVRQVAHRTGVLHDGRLRELRPTAELFADPHDDHTRELLAAIAGRRARSGT
- a CDS encoding ABC transporter permease, coding for MTLLDRAVPEPATGAGSTGRTGRAGRRAGPARLGRFLRVRPGLVTAVAVLFLVLVAAVAPSVLAPGDPAVGDTAVRMAPPGPGHWFGTDHLGRDIWTRVVHGTALSVQATVIAVAVALVVGGAIGLLAGFAGGWVDEVLMRGVDVLLAIPAILLSLALITALGFGTVKVAIAVGVAGVASFARVMRAETLRVRRSVYVEAARAVGTRWYTSLLRHVLPNAIGPVAVLAVLEFGLAILAVSALSFLGYGAPPPAPEWGSLVADGRNYLAVAWWICAMPGLVIAATVLSVNRVSRALDGEWGRSV